One Planctomycetaceae bacterium genomic window, TGGTCGAGTCCAGCAGCGACACCAGCGCCGCTTCCTGGCGGTCGAGCCCGAGGCTGTCCACGTCACCCAAGATATCGGAACCATCCATGCGGAAATCTCCGTCGCCTGGCGCGCACGTGAGTTGGTTTTTACACATAGTAATTATCGGCGATTTGCCCGAAAAAGGCAACTGAAAATGCGCCCGGCGCACCGCAAAAAATCCCCGCCGAACCCTTGCGCGATGCGGAAACCGGCGGCGCGGGGAGAGAGTTTTGGCCCTGCAATCGGTGCGGCCGCCAGACGCGCCGCCCGCGGCGCGTCTGGAACGGCCTAACCAATGCCCGGGACTGGATTTGAACCAGCATGGGCAATTAAGCCCACCAGGCCCTCAACCTGGCGCGTCTGCCAATTCCGCCACCCGGGCGTCGACGCTGAACGTACAATAGTATGACCCCAGCGGTCGCGTGTCAAGAGAACCACCGGGCCAGGGCGGGAAAATGCACCCGAGGATCCTCGGGTGCGGATATGATGGTGTGCGGGTATTTTTCTTACGCCCGTTGACTTGTGTTTGGACATATTTATACAATGACTGATCTTTTGACCTTTGAACGATCAGTCCGCGACGTGATCGGAGATATGAATGGCTGCGCCACTTGAAGCGAGCATAAAGAAACTTCTCGACGACGGTAAGAGACGGGGATACATCACCTACGAGGAAATGAACGACGGGCTGCCCGAAGGGGCCGTCTCGCCCGATCGTCTCGATGCGCTGTTGATGACCCTCGACGAGATGGGTATCGAGCTCATCGACGAGGAAGAAGTCGGCTCGCGCGCCGCCCTCGCCCCCGACGCCCCCGAGGAAGACGAAGAGGTCATCGAAAAAGAGGAAGAGCCCCACGAGGAGATCGAGGCCGACACCCGGCGCATCGACGACCCCGTGCGCATGTACCTGACGCAGATGGGCGAGATCCCCCTGCTGACGCGACCGCAGGAAATCGCCCTGGCCCGCAAGATCGAGATGACGCGGATGCACTTCCGCCGACGCGTCCTCCAGAGCGACTACTGCATTCAGCAGGCCGTCGAGATCATCGCCCAGGTCCACACCAGCGATCTGCCCTTCGACCGCACCATGCGCATCTCGACAGCCGAGAACCTCTCCAAAGAGTCCATCATGGACCGCATGCCGGCCAACCTGGCCACCCTGAAGAAGATCATGGCCGCCGACCGGATCGACTGGGACATCTTCTGGAACCCCAAGAGCAGCCAGGCCGCCAAGGCCAAGGCCCAGCGCAAGCTCTGGAAACGCCGCCGCCGCGGCGCCAAGCTGCTGGAAGAACTCTCGCTGAGAACCAGCAAGATCCAGCCGCTGATGAAGAAACTCATGCACATCTCCGACAAGATCACCGAGTTGGAGCGGATGCTGGCGGCCGGGCCCGGCGGCGGCAACACGCAGGAAGACCTCGACGTGATGCGCGAGGAGCACGACGGCCTGGTGGACCTGGTGCTGGAAGAGCCCGAGACCCTGCGCGTGCGGGTCAAGAGCATCCAGCAGGTCTTCAACGACTACGAGCAGGCCAAGCGCGAGCTGTCCGGCGGCAACCTGCGCCTGGTGGTCTCGATCGCCAAGAAGTACCGCAACCGCGGCCTGAGCTTTTTGGACATCATCCAGGAAGGCAACACCGGCCTCATGCGGGCGGTGGACAAGTACGAGTACCGCCGCGGGTACAAGTTCTCGACGTACGCCACGTGGTGGATCCGCCAGGCCATCACCCGCGCCATCGCCGACCATGCCCGCACGATCCGCATCCCCGTACACATGATCGAGACGATGAGCCGCCTGCGCAACATCTCCAAGCGGCTCGTGCAGCAGCTCGGGCGCGAGCCGACGATCGAAGAGATCGCCGAAGAAGCCGGAATGGCCATCGCCGAAGCGCGGCGCGTGCTCAAGATCTCGCGACACCCCATCAGCCTCGACCGACCCGTCGGCGAGAGCGAAGACAGCTACTTCGGCGACTTTATCGAAGACGAGTCAGCCGAGAGCCCCATCGAGACGGCCGGCACGGAGATGCTCAAGGACCGCATCGAGGAAGTGCTCAAGACGCTGACGTACCGCGAGCGCGAGATCATCAAGCTGCGTTACGGCATCGGCGACGGGTACACGTACACCCTCGAGGAAGTCGGACGCATCTTCAAGGTCACCCGCGAGCGCGTGCGCCAGGTCGAAGCCAAGGCCATCCGCAAGCTCCAGCACCCCGTGCGGGCGAGAAAGCTCGAAGGCTTCCTCGACCGCAGCCACATGGGCGGGGATTGAAGCATTGGGAATTTCCAATTTGGAATTTCCAATTTCAAATTGAACAACAAAACAGCGGGCGTTCCTCGGGACGCCCGCTTGTGTTAAATGATGCTATTGAAGAACCGCTTGCGGTGCAGCGTTCGTTCTGAAAGGAAATCCAACATGCGACTGATCATCACACTCGGTCTCGCCTGCATCCTCACTGTCTCTTTCGCCGCAATCGCGCAAGACGCCACCACCAAACCCGCCACCGATCAACCCCCCTTCCCCGCCGCTGCGGCGGGCAAGACCATCAAGATCGCCGTCATCGGCGACGGGGCCGCTCGATTCTGGGAGCCACTGGGCAAGCTGCTGGGCAAGGGTTATGAGATCAAAAGCTTCTGCACCAACGACCACAGCGTCCTGCGCACGCAACTGCGGTCGGTCTGGAAGCGATATGAGTCCGTCAAGGCCCAGGCCTACCAGCCCGACGTCTTCATCCTGATGTTCGAGCACGCCGCCAGCCGCCCCAACACCTGGAACGCCGACAAGGGCCGATTCCCCGGCGACTACAAAGATTTCATCGCCCGCCTGAAGGGCAAGGCCCCCAACGCCCAGGTCTACATCTGCCTGC contains:
- the rpoD gene encoding RNA polymerase sigma factor RpoD encodes the protein MAAPLEASIKKLLDDGKRRGYITYEEMNDGLPEGAVSPDRLDALLMTLDEMGIELIDEEEVGSRAALAPDAPEEDEEVIEKEEEPHEEIEADTRRIDDPVRMYLTQMGEIPLLTRPQEIALARKIEMTRMHFRRRVLQSDYCIQQAVEIIAQVHTSDLPFDRTMRISTAENLSKESIMDRMPANLATLKKIMAADRIDWDIFWNPKSSQAAKAKAQRKLWKRRRRGAKLLEELSLRTSKIQPLMKKLMHISDKITELERMLAAGPGGGNTQEDLDVMREEHDGLVDLVLEEPETLRVRVKSIQQVFNDYEQAKRELSGGNLRLVVSIAKKYRNRGLSFLDIIQEGNTGLMRAVDKYEYRRGYKFSTYATWWIRQAITRAIADHARTIRIPVHMIETMSRLRNISKRLVQQLGREPTIEEIAEEAGMAIAEARRVLKISRHPISLDRPVGESEDSYFGDFIEDESAESPIETAGTEMLKDRIEEVLKTLTYREREIIKLRYGIGDGYTYTLEEVGRIFKVTRERVRQVEAKAIRKLQHPVRARKLEGFLDRSHMGGD
- a CDS encoding GDSL-type esterase/lipase family protein — protein: MRLIITLGLACILTVSFAAIAQDATTKPATDQPPFPAAAAGKTIKIAVIGDGAARFWEPLGKLLGKGYEIKSFCTNDHSVLRTQLRSVWKRYESVKAQAYQPDVFILMFEHAASRPNTWNADKGRFPGDYKDFIARLKGKAPNAQVYICLPPPLKPDCNYGVNAEKLTSGVIPAIRKMAADLKLPLIDTYTPLKANLDAYVGGDGVFPTPEGAAFAAAIIYKSLTGKDAPTAASQPAPAPLK